In the Burkholderia contaminans genome, GCTCGAACACTACATTCACGGCACACCGGTCGCTTCCACCTGATCCGCCCCAGCGAAAAAGGCCCAAACGCGTCAGCGTCTGGGCGGAAAGCCGCCGGCATGCGGCGACGGAGGTTCTGCTCCTGCGGGCGAACGACGCGGGCACATGCCGCGCGTCTCGTCGATTGAATCCTGCGCTCGGGCAGACCGGGGACGTTCGATTAGTTGCCGAAGTAGACCGAGTTCACGGGGTTCGGCGCGTCATGCGTGATGCGGCGGCCTGCCTGGCCGGCACCCGTCGCCACTGCACCGTAGCCGCTCGTGTCGGCCTGCGCGAGCGTCGGCTGGTTCGGCTGGATCCGTTGTTCGGCTGCCTGGATGTCGTTCGGGTACTGCGAATCGCTCGCGAGCGGCTTGTAGCCGTTCTGTTCGAGTTGTACGAGTTCGGCCTTGACCTGGTCGCGCGTCAGCCCCTGTTCGGACTGTGCAAACGATGCGATCGGTGCGGCAAGGACGGATGCGGCGATAGCTGCGTAGATGATCGACTTCATGATTTACCTCCGGTGTATGTTCTCTTTTGGCGTCGCCTCGGCAGGACTGTCTGAAGCGATGGAATCCAGTTTAGTTCTCGTC is a window encoding:
- a CDS encoding DUF4148 domain-containing protein, with amino-acid sequence MKSIIYAAIAASVLAAPIASFAQSEQGLTRDQVKAELVQLEQNGYKPLASDSQYPNDIQAAEQRIQPNQPTLAQADTSGYGAVATGAGQAGRRITHDAPNPVNSVYFGN